One Ricinus communis isolate WT05 ecotype wild-type chromosome 1, ASM1957865v1, whole genome shotgun sequence DNA window includes the following coding sequences:
- the LOC8274736 gene encoding photosystem II reaction center W protein, chloroplastic, with translation MATIFASTPTSSITRANFVHKSSSGITTSRNLDLPAMAMKRGSVRCCMDEQQSRSNKGMSASLIASICGVTMSSPALALVDERLSTEGTGLPFGLSNNLLGWILLGVFGLIWSFYTVYTSTLDDDEDSGLSL, from the exons ATGGCCACCATCTTTGCCAGCACTCCAACCTCATCTATCACTCGGGCAAATTTTGTGCACAAGAGTTCATCAGGGATCACAACCTCACGTAATCTTG ACTTGCCAGCCATGGCAATGAAGCGAGGAAGCGTAAGGTGTTGTATGGATGAGCAACAAAGTAGGTCAAACAAGGGGATGAGTGCGTCGCTGATAGCATCTATATGTGGTGTAACCATGTCGAGCCCAGCCCTAGCTCTGGTGGATGAGAGATTGAGCACTGAAGGAACTGGACTGCCCTTTGGTTTGAGCAACAACCTTCTTGGTTGGATTCTGTTGGGTGTGTTTGGTCTCATCTGGTCTTTTTACACTGTTTACACTTCCACCCTTGATGACGATGAGGATTCAGGATTGTCCCTCTAG
- the LOC8274735 gene encoding DNA-directed RNA polymerase III subunit RPC8 isoform X4 gives MFYLSEIEHTLRLPPSLLSLPLQDAVKKELEIIFLDKVIANLGLCISVYDVTHIDGGFIFPGDGASTYTCHSDFLMIYTYHPIVCQSHLIPSRILRIGVSVQILFKKTLENFRYQAIWIWEFVSEDNKMEFNIDGLDEIKFRVDSVKYPPVPLEQQEKPFAPMVITGSIDDEGLGPVSWW, from the exons ATGTTCTATCTAAGCGAAATAGAACACACTTTGCGTTTACCTCCTTCCCTTCTTAGCCTGCCTCTTCAAGATGCTGTTAAGAAAGAGCTTGAGATTATCTTTTTAGATAAG GTTATTGCAAATTTGGGGCTATGCATTTCAGTGTATGACGTCACACATATTGATGGTGGCTTTATATTTCCTGGAGATGGTGCGTCTACATATACG TGTCACTCGGATTTTTTGATGATATATACATACCATCCCATCGTTTGCCAAAGCCATCTTATTCCCAGCAGGATCCTGAGAATAG GTGTTTCAgtacaaattctttttaagaaaactcTAGAAAATTTCAGATATCAGGCTATTTGGATTTGGGAATTTGTTTCGGAAGACAATAAAATGGAGTTCAATATTGATGGCTTAGATGAG ATCAAGTTTCGTGTTGACAGCGTAAAGTATCCTCCAGTTCCACTTGAGCAACAAGAAAAGCCGTTTGCTCCTATGGTGATAACA GGATCTATTGATGATGAAGGTTTAGGCCCTGTTTCATGGTGGTGA
- the LOC8274735 gene encoding DNA-directed RNA polymerase III subunit RPC8 isoform X1: MFYLSEIEHTLRLPPSLLSLPLQDAVKKELEIIFLDKVIANLGLCISVYDVTHIDGGFIFPGDGASTYTCHSDFLMIYTYHPIVCQSHLIPSRILRIGKTNIVLPSFPISASGTTLLVIVIVIIYFIGVSVQILFKKTLENFRYQAIWIWEFVSEDNKMEFNIDGLDEIKFRVDSVKYPPVPLEQQEKPFAPMVITGSIDDEGLGPVSWW; encoded by the exons ATGTTCTATCTAAGCGAAATAGAACACACTTTGCGTTTACCTCCTTCCCTTCTTAGCCTGCCTCTTCAAGATGCTGTTAAGAAAGAGCTTGAGATTATCTTTTTAGATAAG GTTATTGCAAATTTGGGGCTATGCATTTCAGTGTATGACGTCACACATATTGATGGTGGCTTTATATTTCCTGGAGATGGTGCGTCTACATATACG TGTCACTCGGATTTTTTGATGATATATACATACCATCCCATCGTTTGCCAAAGCCATCTTATTCCCAGCAGGATCCTGAGAATAGGTAAGACTAATATCGTTTTGCCAAGCTTCCCTATTTCCGCTTCTGGTACAACCTTACTTGTCATTGTCATTGTAATCATTTACTTCATAGGTGTTTCAgtacaaattctttttaagaaaactcTAGAAAATTTCAGATATCAGGCTATTTGGATTTGGGAATTTGTTTCGGAAGACAATAAAATGGAGTTCAATATTGATGGCTTAGATGAG ATCAAGTTTCGTGTTGACAGCGTAAAGTATCCTCCAGTTCCACTTGAGCAACAAGAAAAGCCGTTTGCTCCTATGGTGATAACA GGATCTATTGATGATGAAGGTTTAGGCCCTGTTTCATGGTGGTGA
- the LOC8274735 gene encoding DNA-directed RNA polymerase III subunit RPC8 isoform X3 has protein sequence MFYLSEIEHTLRLPPSLLSLPLQDAVKKELEIIFLDKVIANLGLCISVYDVTHIDGGFIFPGDGASTYTVRFRIVVFRPFVGEIIVAKLKESNNDGLRLSLGFFDDIYIPSHRLPKPSYSQQDPENRYQAIWIWEFVSEDNKMEFNIDGLDEIKFRVDSVKYPPVPLEQQEKPFAPMVITGSIDDEGLGPVSWW, from the exons ATGTTCTATCTAAGCGAAATAGAACACACTTTGCGTTTACCTCCTTCCCTTCTTAGCCTGCCTCTTCAAGATGCTGTTAAGAAAGAGCTTGAGATTATCTTTTTAGATAAG GTTATTGCAAATTTGGGGCTATGCATTTCAGTGTATGACGTCACACATATTGATGGTGGCTTTATATTTCCTGGAGATGGTGCGTCTACATATACG GTGAGATTTAGAATAGTCGTGTTTCGTCCATTTGTAGGAGAGATAATTGTTGCAAAACTTAAAGAATCTAACAATGATGGTTTGCGCT TGTCACTCGGATTTTTTGATGATATATACATACCATCCCATCGTTTGCCAAAGCCATCTTATTCCCAGCAGGATCCTGAGAATAG ATATCAGGCTATTTGGATTTGGGAATTTGTTTCGGAAGACAATAAAATGGAGTTCAATATTGATGGCTTAGATGAG ATCAAGTTTCGTGTTGACAGCGTAAAGTATCCTCCAGTTCCACTTGAGCAACAAGAAAAGCCGTTTGCTCCTATGGTGATAACA GGATCTATTGATGATGAAGGTTTAGGCCCTGTTTCATGGTGGTGA
- the LOC8274735 gene encoding DNA-directed RNA polymerase III subunit RPC8 isoform X2 gives MFYLSEIEHTLRLPPSLLSLPLQDAVKKELEIIFLDKVIANLGLCISVYDVTHIDGGFIFPGDGASTYTCHSDFLMIYTYHPIVCQSHLIPSRILRIGKTNIVLPSFPISASGTTLLVIVIVIIYFIGVSVQILFKKTLENFRYQAIWIWEFVSEDNKMEFNIDGLDEIKFRVDSVKYPPVPLEQQEKPFAPMVITVVGVEHSCNG, from the exons ATGTTCTATCTAAGCGAAATAGAACACACTTTGCGTTTACCTCCTTCCCTTCTTAGCCTGCCTCTTCAAGATGCTGTTAAGAAAGAGCTTGAGATTATCTTTTTAGATAAG GTTATTGCAAATTTGGGGCTATGCATTTCAGTGTATGACGTCACACATATTGATGGTGGCTTTATATTTCCTGGAGATGGTGCGTCTACATATACG TGTCACTCGGATTTTTTGATGATATATACATACCATCCCATCGTTTGCCAAAGCCATCTTATTCCCAGCAGGATCCTGAGAATAGGTAAGACTAATATCGTTTTGCCAAGCTTCCCTATTTCCGCTTCTGGTACAACCTTACTTGTCATTGTCATTGTAATCATTTACTTCATAGGTGTTTCAgtacaaattctttttaagaaaactcTAGAAAATTTCAGATATCAGGCTATTTGGATTTGGGAATTTGTTTCGGAAGACAATAAAATGGAGTTCAATATTGATGGCTTAGATGAG ATCAAGTTTCGTGTTGACAGCGTAAAGTATCCTCCAGTTCCACTTGAGCAACAAGAAAAGCCGTTTGCTCCTATGGTGATAACA GTGGTTGGGGTGGAACATTCATGCAATGGTTaa